In one window of Candidatus Methylomirabilota bacterium DNA:
- a CDS encoding D-2-hydroxyacid dehydrogenase, which translates to WPPWTVQRYLGQRVGPISSRQERDQLLASAEIILGGFPFPLDLRARAPRLRWCHQLPAGASNLLRGDLWGSDVIATTSRGYGNTRPMAEYVLASLLHFARGLHHASRDRQRHRFDHRTYRPLLLQGKTVCVVGAGGIGQEVGRLCASAGMRVTGTRRRVAPDTVLPAGFSRLESPERLYALLEESDGVVVCCQWTPETTKLIGREAFAAMKPGAILVNVARGEIIDEEALIAALAAGKLRGAALDVYVGEFEHEPDRRLWDDERVLITPHISGGSDMRQHRGINLFCDNVRAYLDGRPLTNVVDWADGY; encoded by the coding sequence TGGCCGCCGTGGACGGTACAACGCTACCTCGGCCAGCGTGTAGGACCAATCAGTTCGCGCCAGGAGCGCGACCAGCTGCTGGCCAGCGCCGAGATCATCCTCGGGGGCTTTCCGTTTCCGCTGGATCTCCGGGCCCGGGCGCCGCGCCTGCGCTGGTGCCACCAACTCCCAGCCGGGGCGAGCAACCTGTTACGCGGGGATCTCTGGGGCAGCGATGTCATCGCCACCACCTCGCGCGGCTATGGCAATACCCGCCCCATGGCTGAGTATGTCCTGGCCAGCCTCCTCCACTTCGCCAGGGGGCTCCACCATGCATCTCGCGATCGGCAGCGGCATCGTTTCGACCATCGCACCTATCGTCCCCTGCTGCTGCAGGGGAAGACGGTGTGCGTCGTGGGCGCCGGTGGCATCGGCCAGGAGGTGGGGCGGTTGTGCGCCAGTGCCGGCATGCGGGTGACCGGCACGCGGCGCCGGGTGGCGCCCGATACCGTACTGCCAGCCGGATTCAGCCGCCTGGAAAGCCCCGAGCGTCTCTATGCTCTCCTCGAGGAGAGCGACGGCGTGGTGGTCTGTTGTCAGTGGACACCGGAGACGACCAAGCTGATCGGTCGGGAGGCCTTTGCCGCCATGAAGCCAGGCGCTATCCTGGTGAACGTCGCGCGGGGTGAAATCATCGACGAAGAGGCGTTGATCGCTGCCCTCGCGGCGGGAAAGCTGCGGGGGGCGGCCCTGGACGTCTATGTGGGTGAGTTTGAACATGAACCCGATCGTCGCCTCTGGGACGATGAGCGCGTCCTCATCACCCCGCATATCTCTGGCGGCAGTGACATGCGTCAGCATCGGGGGATCAACCTCTTCTGCGACAATGTGCGCGCCTATCTGGACGGGCGGCCCCTGACCAATGTCGTCGATTGGGCAGATGGTTATTGA